A single window of Anopheles moucheti chromosome 2, idAnoMoucSN_F20_07, whole genome shotgun sequence DNA harbors:
- the LOC128297599 gene encoding uncharacterized protein LOC128297599 translates to MEIKNSGELSALFEYPLRGIEWLQSKGLLKREQSCPKCSGAMKLKKVTAGDRVKWLCRRKACAATCSIRTASIFYDAKSSLATLTRLFYEWAAKSPVSRAMSETGLSRCAVLEWLRLLRDFLYDFEFDRTSRQIGGAGMTVEVDETKVVRRKYNIGRISSANKEWLVGGICRETGEIFLERVEARTQAVLHELIQRHVAPGTRILSDCWAGYDGLTGLGYDHATVNHSYNFVDPLQGDVHTQRIENVWRWLKHFLKQKGTNIQGSLEGYFAEYMFRKEHENDVFGALLAVIARETC, encoded by the coding sequence atggaaataaaaaacagtgGTGAATTAAGTGCGCTGTTTGAGTATCCACTGCGAGGGATCGAGTGGCTGCAGAGCAAGGGGCTCCTGAAGCGCGAGCAATCGTGCCCGAAGTGCAGTGGAGCCATGAAGCTGAAGAAAGTGACCGCCGGTGACCGGGTGAAGTGGCTGTGCCGCCGTAAGGCGTGTGCGGCTACCTGCAGTATCCGGACTGCATCGATATTCTACGACGCGAAAAGTAGCTTGGCTACTTTGACGCGTTTGTTTTACGAGTGGGCGGCAAAGTCGCCCGTGAGTCGCGCGATGAGCGAGACCGGGCTGAGCCGCTGCGCGGTCCTGGAGTGGTTAAGGCTGCTCCGCGATTTCTTGTATGATTTCGAATTTGATCGAACATCACGACAAATCGGCGGAGCAGGGATGACCGTCGAGGTAGACGAGACGAAGGTCGTCCGCCGCAAATACAACATCGGCCGGATCAGCAGCGCCAACAAGGAGTGGTTGGTTGGCGGTATTTGCCGGGAAACTGGCGAGATTTTCCTGGAGCGTGTGGAGGCCCGGACCCAGGCTGTGCTCCACGAGCTGATTCAACGGCACGTGGCACCTGGAACGCGGATCCTGTCCGACTGCTGGGCGGGTTACGATGGACTCACCGGGTTAGGATACGATCACGCCACCGTCAACCATTCTTACAATTTCGTGGATCCGCTCCAGGGTGACGTACACACCCAGCGAATTGAGAATGTGTGGCGGTGGCTGAAGCACTTCCTAAAGCAGAAGGGCACCAACATACAAGGATCGTTGGAGGGCTACTTTGCGGAGTACATGTTCCGCAAAGAGCACGAGAACGATGTATTTGGGGCCCTTCTTGCAGTCATTGCACGGGAAACGTGTTGA